One window of the Paramormyrops kingsleyae isolate MSU_618 unplaced genomic scaffold, PKINGS_0.4 ups125, whole genome shotgun sequence genome contains the following:
- the LOC140587013 gene encoding uncharacterized protein translates to MSFRCKCMLADQITPPGKKISLFPFIVLGDFNRVNLHQELPKYRQHIDCPTRDNITLDHCYTILKDAYRSVPRAALGHSGHCMVHLIPIYRQQLKRAKPVVKTVKKWTNAAKQKLQDCFDCTNWTVFEAASDNLDELTDTVTSYISFCEDVCVPTKTFCTYNNNKPWFTPKLQHLHQAKEDAYRSGDRALYRQARNTLTSEIKVAKRSYSEKLKERFSANDPASVWRGLRDITSNRRPLPPAEANKDLADELNNFYCRIHKAEVSRLFQKQKTKKAPGPDGVSPSCLKTCAYQLAPIFTRIFNRFLELCVVPSCFKRSTIITVPKKPTITGLNDYRPVALTSVVMKSFERLVLAHLKDITGHQLYPLQFAYRANRSVDDAVNMGLHYILQHLVRPGTYARIRFVDFSSAKRA, encoded by the exons atgagcttcagatgtaaatgcatgctggctgaccagatcaccccccctggaaagaaaatatccctattcccttttattgtccttggtgattttaacagagtgaatctacaccaggaacttcctaaatacagacagcatatcgactgccccaccagggacaacatcacactggaccactgttacaccattttaaaagatgcctatcgctctgtcccccgggcagctttaggacattctggtcactgtatggtccatcttattccaatttacaggcaacagcttaaacgtgccaagcctgtagtcaaaactgtgaagaagtggaccaatgcagcaaagcagaaactgcaggactgttttgactgcactaattggactgtctttgaagctgcatctgataatctggatgagctgacagacactgtgacatcatacatcagtttttgtgaagatgtgtgtgtcccgaccaagaccttctgcacatacaacaacaataaaccatggttcactcccaaactgcaacatcttcaccaggctaaggaggatgcctacagaagtggtgacagggccctgtacaggcaggccaggaacacgctgaccagtgagatcaaagtggcaaaaagaagctactctgagaagctgaaagaacggttctcagccaatgaccctgcatcagtgtggagaggcctgcgagatatcaccagcaacagacgacccctaccccccgctgaagcaaacaaagacctggcagatgagctgaacaacttctactgcag aatacacaaagcggaagtgagccggctgttccagaaacagaaaaccaagaaggccccgggaccagacggtgtatccccctcctgcctcaaaacctgtgcttatcagctggctcccatcttcacccgcatcttcaatagattcctggagctgtgtgtagttccctcgtgcttcaaacgctccaccattatcacggtccccaaaaaacccaccattacaggactgaatgactacagacctgtcgccttgacgtctgtggtcatgaaatcctttgaacgcctggttttagcccatctaaaggacattacaggacaccagctgtaccccctgcagtttgcctatcgggcaaacaggtcggtggatgatgcagtgaatatggggctgcattatatcctgcaacatctggtccgtccaggaacttatgccaggatccgatttgtggactttagttcggctaaacgagcatag